One Panicum virgatum strain AP13 chromosome 3N, P.virgatum_v5, whole genome shotgun sequence DNA segment encodes these proteins:
- the LOC120665819 gene encoding patellin-6-like: MSPTTTPSPAPAAAPSSKGAKRSLMSSLMDATALLRSASFKEDSYVAAALPPSELRALANLKALLARHPDPISIWGVPLNSPQQPPPAAADGAAAPPVDERADVVLLKFLRARDFRVRDAHAMLLRCAAWRAEFGADAVLDEDLGFKDLEGVVAYMHGWDREGHPVCYNAYGVFKDRDMYERVFGDGDRLARFLRWRVQVMERGVRALSLRPGGVNAIIQVTDLKDMPKRELRAASNQILSLFQDNYPEMVARKVFVNVPWYFSVLFSMISPFLTERTKSKFVIAREGNVAEALYKFIRPELVPVQYGGLSRAGDLENGPPKPASEFTIKGGEKVFLEIDGIEAGATITWDLVVGGWDLEYGAEYVPAAEGSYTLCVEKTRMVPATAEEPLHNAFTAREAGKMVLSIDNSGSRKRKVAAYRYFVRKPSA, translated from the exons ATGTctcccaccaccaccccgtcccccgcgcccgcggcggcgccgtcctccAAGGGCGCCAAGCGCAGCCTCATGTCCTCGCTCATGGACGCCACCGCGCTGCTCCGCTCCGCCTCCTTCAAGGAGGACTCGtacgtcgccgccgcgctcccgccGTCCGAGCTCCGCGCGCTCGCCAACCTCAAGGCGCTGCTCGCCAGGCACCCGGACCCCATCTCCATCTGGGGCGTCCCGCTCAACAGCCCCCAGCAGCCCCCTCCCGCGGCagccgacggcgccgccgctcctccggtgGACGAGCGAGCCGACGTGGTGCTCCTCAAGTTCCTCCGCGCGCGCGACTTCCGCGTCCGCGACGCGCACGCCATGCTGCTGCGctgcgcggcgtggcgcgccgAGTTCGGCGCCGACGCGGTGCTGGACGAGGACCTGGGCTTCAAGGACCTGGAGGGCGTCGTCGCCTACATGCACGGCTGGGACCGCGAGGGCCACCCCGTCTGCTACAACGCTTACGGCGTCTTCAAGGACCGCGACATGTACGAGCGCGtcttcggcgacggcgaccgccTCGCGCGCTTCCTCCGCTGGCGCGTCCAGGTCATGGAGCGCGGCGTCAGGGCGCTCAGCctcaggccgggcggcgtcAACGCCATCATCCAGGTCACCGACCTCAAGGACATGCCCAAGCGAGAGCTAAGGGCCGCCAGCAACCAGATCCTCTCGCTCTTCCAGGACAACTACCCGGAGATGGTGGCGCGCAAG GTGTTCGTCAACGTGCCGTGGTACTTCTCCGTGCTCTTCTCCATGATCTCGCCCTTCCTCACGGAGCGCACCAAGAGCAAGTTCGTCATCGCGCGCGAGGGCAACGTCGCCGAGGCGCTCTACAA GTTCATCCGGCCGGAGCTGGTTCCCGTGCAGTACGGCGGGCTCAGCCGCGCCGGCGACCTCGAGAACGGCCCGCCCAAGCCGGCGTCCGAGTTCACCATCAAGGGCGGCGAGAAGGTCTTCCTGGAGATCGACGGCATCGAG GCCGGTGCGACAATAACATGGGACCTGGTGGTCGGCGGCTGGGACCTGGAGTACGGCGCGGAGTATGTGCCGGCGGCCGAGGGGAGCTACACGCTGTGCGTGGAGAAGACGAGGATGGTTCCGGCCACCGCCGAGGAGCCCCTGCACAATGCCTTCACTGCGAGGGAGGCCGGCAAGATGGTGCTGTCCATCGACAACTCCGGCTCCCGGAAGCGGAAGGTCGCCGCGTACCGGTACTTCGTGCGCAAGCCGTCGGCGTAG